A window of Sphingobacterium sp. SRCM116780 contains these coding sequences:
- the rho gene encoding transcription termination factor Rho, giving the protein MDINELNAKLVSELREIAKLIGIADADKLRKQELIEKIISTGDESDNTSPAKEENADESVERPRKRTRTAKTAEPISVRKRENDEVDSVSQVVTTESPENIKTAPAAKASPSTAPKVESSSSNADFDNVIVNEGVLEIMPDGYGFLRSSDYNYLTSPDDIYVSQSQIKLFGLKTGDTVRGSIRPPKEGEKYFPLVRVEAINGQNPAEIRDRVPFDFLTPLFPNERLNLDLGTSNYSTRIMDLFTPIGKGQRGLIVAQPKTGKTNLLKEVANAIAKNHPEVYLIILLIDERPEEVTDMARSVRAEVVSSTFDEPAERHVKIANIVLEKAKRMVECGHDVVILLDSITRLARAYNTVAPASGKILSGGVDANALHKPKRFFGAARNIEHGGSLTILATALTETGSKMDEVIFEEFKGTGNMELQLDRKLANKRIFPAIDLTASSTRRDDLLMDKESIRRLWVLRNHLADMNSNEAMEFLLAQMRGTKSNEEFLISMNG; this is encoded by the coding sequence ATGGATATTAATGAATTAAATGCAAAACTCGTGTCTGAATTACGCGAAATTGCAAAATTAATAGGTATCGCTGATGCTGATAAGCTGAGAAAGCAAGAACTAATAGAAAAAATTATCAGCACAGGTGACGAATCGGACAATACTTCTCCAGCAAAAGAAGAAAATGCCGATGAATCAGTTGAGCGACCTAGAAAAAGAACAAGAACAGCGAAAACGGCAGAACCAATAAGTGTTCGCAAAAGAGAAAATGACGAAGTAGATTCAGTTAGTCAAGTAGTAACTACCGAGTCTCCAGAAAATATAAAAACAGCTCCAGCAGCAAAAGCATCTCCTTCAACAGCTCCAAAAGTAGAATCAAGTTCATCAAATGCAGATTTTGACAATGTAATTGTTAATGAAGGAGTATTAGAAATTATGCCTGATGGATACGGATTTTTACGTTCTTCAGATTATAATTATTTAACTTCTCCAGATGATATTTATGTTTCTCAGTCACAAATCAAATTGTTTGGTCTGAAAACTGGAGATACTGTTAGAGGTAGTATTCGTCCTCCTAAAGAGGGTGAGAAATATTTTCCATTAGTACGCGTAGAGGCGATCAATGGTCAAAATCCTGCAGAAATACGCGATCGTGTTCCTTTTGATTTCTTAACTCCTTTATTTCCGAATGAGCGTTTGAATTTGGATTTGGGTACAAGTAACTATTCAACACGTATCATGGATTTGTTTACACCTATTGGTAAAGGACAACGTGGTCTTATTGTAGCACAACCTAAAACAGGTAAAACAAATCTGTTAAAAGAAGTTGCTAATGCAATTGCAAAAAATCATCCAGAGGTTTATTTAATTATTTTGTTAATTGATGAACGTCCTGAAGAGGTGACAGACATGGCAAGAAGTGTACGTGCTGAAGTGGTTTCATCTACTTTTGATGAGCCTGCTGAACGTCATGTGAAAATTGCTAATATCGTATTGGAAAAAGCGAAACGTATGGTAGAATGTGGCCATGATGTTGTGATCTTGTTAGACTCCATCACTCGTTTAGCTCGTGCTTATAATACGGTTGCACCTGCTTCAGGTAAAATCTTATCAGGAGGGGTAGATGCAAATGCTTTACATAAACCGAAACGTTTCTTTGGTGCTGCTCGTAATATTGAGCATGGAGGTTCGTTAACTATTCTAGCAACGGCATTGACAGAGACTGGATCTAAAATGGATGAAGTGATCTTCGAAGAGTTTAAAGGTACAGGTAACATGGAGTTACAATTGGATCGTAAATTGGCAAACAAACGTATTTTCCCTGCTATCGATTTGACAGCATCAAGTACGCGTCGTGATGATCTATTAATGGATAAAGAATCTATTCGTCGTCTTTGGGTGTTACGTAATCACTTAGCAGATATGAATTCTAACGAAGCAATGGAATTTTTATTAGCGCAAATGCGTGGCACCAAGTCAAATGAAGAGTTTTTGATCAGTATGAATGGATAA
- the pssA gene encoding CDP-diacylglycerol--serine O-phosphatidyltransferase, translating into MKKHIPNTITCLNLFSGCIGVLFALKGDYMTAAYCVLASGIFDFFDGMVARLLHVKSTIGKELDSLADMISFGFLPGVILYTLLTKVFPNEPISIVAYLGFVVTVFSALRLAKFNLDERQTTDFIGLNTPMNTFYVLSLPFIAQKYPQIILNPYFLLISIALTSYLLISEIKLFSMKLSSLSWSENKFKFIFVILAITLFAIFQFVALPLILLIYILLSIVHFNYTKEKG; encoded by the coding sequence ATGAAAAAACATATTCCTAACACGATAACCTGCTTAAATCTTTTTAGTGGATGTATTGGAGTCTTATTTGCGCTAAAGGGTGATTATATGACTGCAGCTTATTGTGTATTAGCATCTGGTATCTTTGATTTCTTTGATGGTATGGTTGCGCGACTGTTACATGTTAAGTCAACAATAGGAAAGGAGCTGGATTCATTAGCGGATATGATTAGTTTTGGTTTTTTACCAGGTGTCATTCTTTATACCTTATTGACAAAGGTATTTCCAAATGAACCAATATCCATCGTCGCTTATTTAGGTTTTGTCGTTACTGTTTTTTCAGCCTTAAGATTGGCAAAATTCAATTTGGATGAGCGGCAGACTACAGATTTTATAGGCTTAAATACACCTATGAATACATTTTATGTCTTGTCGTTACCTTTTATTGCGCAAAAGTATCCTCAGATAATATTGAATCCTTATTTTTTGTTAATCAGTATCGCGTTGACAAGTTACCTGTTGATCAGTGAAATTAAGTTGTTTTCGATGAAGTTGTCATCTCTGTCTTGGTCTGAAAATAAATTTAAATTTATTTTTGTCATTTTAGCTATTACACTTTTTGCTATTTTTCAATTTGTCGCTTTGCCATTAATACTACTCATCTATATTCTTCTTTCTATTGTGCATTTTAACTATACAAAAGAAAAAGGTTAA
- a CDS encoding Hpt domain-containing protein yields MYKHIKSAIIEQNMFSNSDMIKQFVGLYCTQTPLDFEKLEKAVLQQDYKGIGDAAHHIKPTMEYIGASHLRDHLQKIELLAKEMNDINSIQIEFLSLKPQFEELYTELEHYEKSL; encoded by the coding sequence ATGTATAAACACATTAAATCCGCGATTATTGAACAAAATATGTTTAGTAATTCAGATATGATCAAACAATTCGTTGGTCTATATTGTACTCAAACTCCTTTAGATTTTGAAAAATTAGAAAAAGCTGTTTTGCAACAAGATTATAAAGGAATAGGTGATGCCGCACACCATATTAAACCGACAATGGAATATATTGGTGCCTCACATTTGAGAGATCACCTCCAAAAAATAGAACTTCTTGCCAAGGAAATGAATGACATTAATAGCATTCAAATTGAATTTCTTTCGTTAAAACCTCAATTCGAAGAGCTATACACTGAACTTGAACATTACGAAAAATCACTATAA
- the folK gene encoding 2-amino-4-hydroxy-6-hydroxymethyldihydropteridine diphosphokinase, translating into MKSSYILLGANLGHRILQLNQAQELIENLIGKVTNASTIVETAAWGREDQPSFLNQVIEIETSLSPIEVFEVCQTIENKLGRIRHEKWGARVIDIDILYYGTEIIHLPTLQIPHPYLQDRKFTLIPLAEIAPGYIHPILKKSNEELLALCQDTLDVHIYK; encoded by the coding sequence GTGAAAAGTAGCTACATTTTATTAGGAGCGAATCTTGGTCATCGCATATTGCAATTAAATCAGGCGCAAGAATTGATTGAAAATTTGATTGGAAAAGTAACAAATGCTTCCACCATAGTGGAAACAGCTGCTTGGGGTAGGGAAGATCAGCCCAGCTTTTTAAATCAAGTAATTGAAATTGAAACAAGCCTTAGTCCTATTGAAGTATTTGAAGTCTGCCAAACAATAGAAAATAAACTTGGAAGAATTAGACATGAAAAATGGGGTGCTCGCGTAATCGATATTGATATTTTATATTATGGAACTGAAATCATCCATCTACCGACCCTTCAAATACCTCATCCTTATCTTCAAGATCGAAAATTTACCTTGATTCCTCTTGCTGAAATTGCACCAGGCTATATACATCCTATTTTAAAAAAGAGCAACGAAGAGCTCTTAGCATTATGCCAAGATACATTAGACGTACACATTTATAAATAA
- the sppA gene encoding signal peptide peptidase SppA, whose protein sequence is MKSFFKYVLATVTGIVISAVVLFIITLGIIGAIVSSASSEKETVVNDNSILYVSFDHSISERTVENPFGSLDIPGYNIKNLGLDDIIARIKNAKSDSKIKGIYMNLSTVSTGFASLKEIRDVLLDFKTSGKFIVSYNENYTQKAYYLASVADKIYVNPEGAIDFKGLASSTMFMKDAFDKFGVDMQVVKVGTFKSAVEPFFLNEMSPANRLQVTSYLGSIYDTFIQEISTSRKITPDSLKNIASNYLVRNSDDAVKYKLADAKLYKDELIAELKKRVGVDAKDDLSVVSLLDYKSKANDTSGDANVAVLYAEGEIVGGEGETGEIGSEKISRELRKLREDDDVKAVVFRVNSPGGSALASDVIWREVELTKKVKPVIVSMGDYAASGGYYISAAADSIFAENNTITGSIGVFGVIPNFKNLLNNKIGVHFDGVKTGKFSDLGMVPDRPLTAEERDIIQMEVNHVYQTFMKRVSDGRKITIAQVDTIGQGRVWTGKQALEIGLVDRIGGIEDAIKSAAKKAKLDKYAIKQYPAKEDPFTSFLSSSKEKVQVWMAKEQMGEFYNYFNIIKNVSTQSGIQAKLPYTIEIH, encoded by the coding sequence ATGAAATCATTTTTTAAATATGTGCTTGCTACTGTAACTGGGATCGTGATATCAGCAGTGGTATTATTTATAATAACGTTAGGCATTATTGGAGCAATTGTGAGTTCAGCGTCTTCGGAAAAAGAAACTGTAGTGAATGATAATTCCATTTTGTATGTTTCTTTTGATCATTCGATTTCAGAAAGAACCGTAGAAAATCCTTTTGGATCATTAGATATCCCTGGATATAATATAAAGAATTTGGGTCTGGATGATATTATCGCTCGTATCAAAAATGCAAAGTCAGACAGTAAAATCAAGGGTATTTACATGAATTTAAGTACGGTATCTACTGGTTTTGCAAGTTTAAAAGAGATTAGGGATGTTTTGTTAGATTTTAAGACTTCAGGTAAATTTATCGTTTCTTATAATGAAAACTATACACAAAAGGCTTATTATTTAGCAAGTGTTGCTGATAAAATATATGTCAATCCAGAAGGTGCTATTGATTTTAAAGGATTGGCTAGCTCGACGATGTTTATGAAAGACGCCTTTGATAAATTTGGTGTTGACATGCAAGTTGTTAAAGTTGGAACCTTTAAAAGTGCTGTTGAACCATTTTTCTTAAATGAAATGAGTCCAGCGAATCGTTTACAAGTAACTTCTTATTTAGGCAGTATCTATGATACATTTATTCAAGAGATTTCAACTTCAAGAAAAATAACTCCAGATTCATTGAAAAACATAGCCAGCAATTATTTGGTTAGAAATTCTGATGATGCTGTGAAATATAAATTGGCAGATGCTAAATTATATAAAGATGAACTTATTGCAGAGTTAAAGAAAAGAGTAGGTGTAGACGCCAAAGATGATTTGTCCGTTGTCTCCTTGTTAGATTATAAATCAAAAGCTAACGATACGAGTGGAGATGCTAATGTAGCAGTATTATATGCCGAGGGAGAAATTGTAGGAGGAGAGGGAGAAACTGGTGAGATTGGGTCTGAAAAGATTTCCAGAGAACTTCGTAAACTACGTGAGGACGATGATGTGAAAGCAGTTGTTTTTCGTGTTAACTCACCTGGAGGTTCTGCTTTAGCTTCCGATGTGATTTGGAGAGAAGTTGAATTAACAAAGAAGGTTAAACCAGTTATTGTTTCGATGGGAGATTATGCCGCTTCAGGTGGGTATTATATTTCTGCTGCAGCGGATTCGATTTTTGCAGAAAATAACACCATTACAGGATCAATTGGTGTTTTTGGTGTGATTCCAAATTTTAAAAATCTATTGAATAATAAAATAGGTGTACATTTTGACGGCGTTAAAACAGGTAAATTTTCTGATTTAGGAATGGTTCCAGATAGACCTTTAACTGCAGAAGAAAGAGATATTATACAGATGGAAGTCAATCATGTGTATCAGACATTTATGAAAAGAGTATCAGATGGTCGAAAAATCACAATTGCTCAAGTTGATACAATTGGTCAAGGACGTGTCTGGACAGGAAAACAAGCTTTAGAAATTGGATTGGTTGATCGTATTGGTGGAATTGAGGATGCGATTAAATCAGCTGCTAAAAAAGCAAAATTAGATAAATATGCAATTAAGCAATACCCAGCTAAAGAAGATCCATTTACCTCTTTCTTATCTTCTTCTAAAGAAAAGGTGCAAGTGTGGATGGCGAAGGAACAAATGGGAGAGTTTTATAATTATTTTAATATTATTAAAAATGTTTCAACCCAATCAGGTATCCAGGCTAAACTGCCTTATACGATTGAAATACATTAA
- a CDS encoding phosphoglycerate kinase, with protein MKTVDDLNFAGKKALIRVDFNVPLDDNFNITDDNRIQGAAPTIKKILKDGGSVILMSHLGRPKDGPTDKYSLKHIVAHLSQVLGVDVQFANDCIGEEAIEKAGNLQAGQVLLLENLRFYKEEEKGDVSFAEKLSKLGNVYVNDAFGTAHRAHASTAVIAQFFSGAKYFGYLMAAEIGNAEKVLNNAERPFTAIMGGAKVSDKLELIEALLDRVDNLIIGGGMAYTFVKARGGEIGKSLVELDKLDLATELVKKAAAKGVNLVLPTDAQIADAFSNDANVYDGPNDQIPADLQGLDIGKISGEAFAAIIRSSKTVLWNGPMGVFEFDTFATGTRAVADAVVEATKNGAFSLIGGGDSAAAVSKFGMTKQVSYVSTGGGALLEYMEGKVLPGVKAIQD; from the coding sequence ATGAAAACAGTAGATGATTTAAACTTCGCAGGCAAAAAAGCGTTGATACGTGTTGATTTTAATGTGCCCTTAGATGATAATTTTAATATTACAGATGATAATAGAATTCAAGGAGCTGCTCCAACGATAAAAAAAATATTAAAAGATGGTGGTTCTGTTATTTTAATGTCACACTTAGGAAGACCAAAAGATGGACCAACAGATAAATATTCACTTAAACATATTGTAGCACACTTATCGCAAGTTTTAGGAGTAGATGTTCAATTTGCAAATGATTGTATTGGCGAAGAGGCTATTGAAAAAGCAGGAAACTTGCAGGCAGGTCAAGTCTTGCTATTAGAAAATCTTCGGTTTTATAAAGAGGAAGAAAAAGGAGATGTTTCATTTGCTGAAAAATTATCCAAATTAGGGAATGTATACGTGAATGATGCCTTTGGAACGGCACATCGTGCGCATGCTTCAACTGCTGTTATTGCTCAATTTTTCTCTGGAGCTAAATATTTTGGATATTTAATGGCCGCAGAGATTGGAAATGCCGAAAAAGTGCTGAATAATGCTGAACGTCCATTTACAGCAATTATGGGTGGGGCTAAGGTTTCGGATAAATTGGAGTTAATTGAAGCACTATTGGATCGCGTTGATAATTTGATTATTGGAGGAGGTATGGCTTATACTTTCGTAAAAGCTCGCGGAGGTGAGATCGGAAAATCTTTAGTTGAATTAGATAAATTAGATTTAGCAACTGAATTGGTGAAAAAAGCAGCTGCTAAAGGAGTTAATTTAGTATTGCCTACTGATGCGCAAATTGCGGATGCATTTTCAAATGATGCAAATGTGTATGATGGTCCGAATGATCAAATTCCTGCAGATTTACAAGGCTTAGATATTGGAAAAATATCTGGGGAGGCATTTGCAGCTATTATCAGGTCTTCGAAAACAGTTCTTTGGAATGGTCCAATGGGCGTTTTTGAATTTGATACCTTTGCGACTGGTACTAGAGCTGTTGCAGATGCTGTTGTTGAAGCGACTAAAAATGGTGCATTTTCATTAATCGGTGGAGGAGATTCTGCTGCAGCTGTTTCTAAATTTGGTATGACAAAACAAGTCAGTTATGTATCTACTGGTGGAGGAGCTTTATTAGAGTATATGGAAGGTAAAGTTTTACCTGGTGTAAAAGCAATCCAAGATTAA